The Rhododendron vialii isolate Sample 1 chromosome 6a, ASM3025357v1 genome includes a window with the following:
- the LOC131329831 gene encoding uncharacterized protein LOC131329831 isoform X10 — protein MKGNGGGSVFAKKMKKERMRRLSVVSKANSINENCEMGCAAAGSDGEHELRSTTSTTKKFKLPKKFFYDCNTVDHVPRKLRSAMKKHNRDSISPPLPDDKPNHGINGDGFPRKIGTKKSRLNQQGGDYSNGSQSVGPITKDEEEVVETLYALADMFPSNNENGSDGELTEAKSWPLPEGENSKPAFEAPEEKDSKSLCPSNKAEEGFLEGSDQETVEVKCSNGSSLPGSPKSIQLQTNCEDAISQTNGQAMSQSELSQRICSKQTKHEEAAACARKPEVEAAGVGGQSQLQYILKESRYSSLPLAGSHGVGTQGPSLQSPSDITFLGMAVSATPSGSVNNCPLSNKDSRGPVARKKSWKRCSAHVYISRLIKVLQIAEKTDRSPAQLTSNEESKQGVRLTTENLHGVRNGLNGLVSGHSVVASAAENNTNEVRNESLLHKRLLLDQQQASTTSPFYASQNQNFDFLSLSNGGSGVEASNSWSKLGNGLDPSTQIQIPYPFMPFSVSENCFSSALSTYHLQVAAAKQVHIQSPPYMGSQLLGSPHLSNSALPKQQQRWIWTPQVAAAQQNPVGSCIPNWQHGRHEYPSSAVHYAQNLAGSQPILPPSYSSLEVLGPKYAPLSQQQQQQ, from the exons ATGAAGGGCAATGGGGGAGGGTCTGTTTTtgcaaagaaaatgaagaaagagagaatgagaagATTGAGTGTTGTTAGTAAAGCGAATTCGATTAACGAAAACTGCGAAATGGGTTGTGCAGCAGCTGGGTCTGATGGTGAACATGAGCTTCGTTCAACTACTAGTACTACCAAGAAATTTAAGCTTCCCAAAAAg ttctTTTATGATTGCAACACAGTGGACCATGTTCCTCGGAAGCTACGGTCAG CCATGAAGAAGCACAATCGTGATTCGATTTCGCCACCGTTGCCAGATGATAAGCCAAACCATGGGATCAATGGAGATGGCTTCCCTAGAAAGATTGGCACAAAGAAATCCAGACTCAAT CAACAAGGAGGAGACTACTCCAATGGGTCCCAAAGCGTAGGGCCAATCACAAAAGACGAAGAAGAAGTGGTAGAGACTCTATATGCTTTGGCTGATATGTTCCCAAGCAATAACGAGAATGGTTCGGATGGTGAATTGACAGAAGCAAAATCTTGGCCTTTGCCGGAGGGAGAAAATTCAAAGCCTGCCTTTGAGG CTCCTGAAGAAAAGGACTCAAAATCACTTTGCCCCTCAAATAAGGCCGAAGAAGGATTTTTAGAAGGATCAGATCAAGAAACTGTGGAAGTCAAATGTTCGAATGGATCATCACTGCCTGGTTCGCCCAAAAGCATACAACTGCAAACAAATTGTGAAGATGCTATTTCTCAAACAAATGGCCAAGCAATGTCTCAATCTGAATTGAGCCAGAGAATTTG CTCTAAGCAGACAAAACACGAGGAAGCTGCAGCTTGTGCGAGAAAGCCAGAGGTTGAG GCTGCAGGTGTCGGTGGCCAGAGCCAACTACAATACATCCTCAAGGAGAGCAGATATAGCA GCTTGCCTTTAGCCGGATCCCATGGTGTTGGGACTCAAGGACCTTCCTTGCA GTCACCCAGCGATATTACTTTCTTAGGTATGGCTGTATCTGCAACTCCATCTGGTTCAGTGAACAATTGTCCTTTAAGCAATAAG GATTCAAGAGGTCCAGTTGCAAGAAAAAAGTCATGGAAGAGATGTTCAGCTCATGTATACATAAGTCGTCTCATTAAGGTCTTGCAAATAGCTGAGAAAACAGACAGGTCACCTGCTCAGTTGACATCCAATGAAGAATCTAAACAAGGAGTTCGTTTAACAACTGAGAACTTACATGGGGTGAGAAATGGTTTGAATGGACTTGTTTCTGGGCACAGTGTAGTTGCTTCTGCTGCTGAGAATAATACCAATGAAGTTAGAAATGAAAGTCTTTTGCACAAGAGGCTCCTTCTTGATCAGCAGCAGGCTTCCACAACATCTCCCTTTTACGCTTCACAGAATCAG AATTTTGACTTCTTGTCCTTGTCAAACGGGGGTAGTGGGGTTGAAGCTTCCAATAGTTGGAGTAAACTAGGAAACGGGCTGGACCCATCGACACAAATTCAAATACCTTACCCATTCATGCCATTCTCTGTGTCCGAAAATTGTTTTTCCTCGGCTCTTTCCACTTACCATCTTCAAGTAGCTGCAGCAAAGCAG GTCCATATACAATCACCACCGTATATGGGAAGCCAACTTTTGGGCTCTCCTCATTTGAGTAACTCTGCTTTGCCAAAACAGCAGCAGCGATGGATTTGGACACCCCAGGTAGCAGCAGCTCAACAAAATCCTGTGGGGTCCTGTATTCCAAACTGGCAACATGGAAGACATGAATACCCTTCTTCTGCAGTCCATTATGCTCAAAATCTTGCAGGGTCTCAACCAATTCTTCCGCCTTCATATTCATCACTAGAAGTACTTGGACCTAAATATGCTCCACTCTcccaacagcagcagcagcagtag